The Pantoea vagans genome contains the following window.
TAATCGGCGGCAGCAACCGGCTGTACGTCCACCAGCGTCGAAAGCGGAAACAGCGTGAACAACGTCAGTACATCCAGATGACTGTTGTGATTCGCCACAATAATTGCCGGTCCTGTTTTCGGCAGTTTCTTACGGTTAGCAACGGCGACACCCAGCCAAATCCACACCACCGGGTAAGCGATGCAAAGGGTAAAGATCCAGCGCAGCATTCGGTTCATGAGCGCCTCTTACACGTAGAAGTAGTAATAGAAGTGGAAGAACAGCGGTGCGGTGTAGATGAGCGAATCGAGGCGATCCAGAATACCGCCGTGTCCGGGCAGCAATTTTCCTGAATCCTTCACACCAAAGTCGCGTTTGATCGCCGACATCACAACATCGCCGCAAAAGCCGCTGGCACCAATAATCAACCCGGCACCCAGCGAGTGGAGATAACTCATTGGTGTGAGCAGTGGGCCAAGAATCACCGCCAGCAGCATGGTGGTGAGGATGCCGCCCAGCAGACCGGCCAGCGTTTTATTCGGGCTGACTTTGGGCGTCACTCTGATCCTGCCCAGCGATTTTCCCCATAGATACTGGGCAATATCATTCAGCTCAGTCAGCGCAACGAGGAAGAACACCAGCAGCGCACCGGCGCTGGCGTCAGAACCGGGTAAAGTCATCAGGTAAGCGACGTGGCTCAGAGCGAACACGGTGGTCATCATGCCCCAGTGCATCACCGATGCTGAGTGCAGAAAACCTTTGGTATCACCGGCAATCACCATGCGAGCAGGCAGGAACAGGAAGACGTAAACCGGGATAAAGATGATGAACATGCCGTACCAGGCCATGCCGGTCCAGAGGTATTGAACCGGGATGGCGGCATACATCCACAGCAGCGGCATACTGTCCGAACGTCGCGTGGGGGCCAGCGTCAGATACTCTTTTAACGACAGGAAGCTGATGAAGCCGAAAAAGGTTAGCGCCAGCCATTTAGGAGACAGCATTGCCAGCGAAAACAGGCAGATAATTACCCACCAGCTATTAACGCGCTGCTGCAATTCCAGCCAGTTGCGCTGCGGGCGGCATTTTCTCAGCACAAAAATAATCAGCGTCGCCAGAATAAGTATGGCGAAGATGCCACCCAGGCAGTAATAAAGCACTTGTCTGGAATCAGCCATTTTTCGCCTCCATCGCACAGCGGCAGCGGTTCAGACTGGTCCAGCACAGCAACAGGGCGGCGATGGCAAACAGTGCGTTAGCGTAGCCGATATATTGCGGCCACAGCGCAATCACCAGACCGAGAGCACCGAAGAGGAATGCACGATCGCTTTTTCCCAACGGACCACGATAACTGCGGATGCCGTTCAGCGTCTGACACATCACACCGCAGAATTCGCTCAACCAGGAAAGCAGCACGACCAACACTACCAACCACGGCGAGATACCTGTAACAAACGCAAAAGCCAGATACAGTGCGGCGTCAGAGATAATGTCACCGACCTCGTTGAGGATTGCTCCAACGATAGATTGCTGATTGAACTCTCGGGCTAACATGCCATCAATGGCGTTTAACGCCATGCGGAAAAACAGGAAGATAGGCAAGGTGATAAAAAAGCGCGGATCGGGGAAACACATCAACAGTGCGCCCAGTACCACAGAGGTCAGCATGGCAAACAACGTTACCTGATTCGCAGTGATACCCTGCGCATGTAACCTGACAACCAGCGGTCTTAATAAATTCTGAAACTTCGGTTTTATATCGTATAGCGTCACTTTGTGGCTCCTGCCGTAAAAATTGAACAGTTACTTCAATAGTTCCAAATTCAGGGTGTTATCCCTCACTTCAATGGTGCGCGGTGAGTCCGGATCAAGCTCCTCGCGGCTCAGCACCTGTTTCCATGTGCCGCGATCCCTGTCAGGCTGGCGGAACAAGCCCACGACCGCGACGAACTGCGCCAGCTCCTTCATTGGCATGTCCAGCTTAACGGCGGCTTTTACTCCCGCAGGCTCTATAGGCAACTGTTTAATGCGTTAGTAGAAATGCTCGCCACCATTAAGATGCCCAAGAAAGTGCCCCTGCAAAGGTGTGCGCCTCCACCAGGCTGAAATATCAGCTTCCGGAATAGTCATGATCAGTTCGTCGAGGAAGACGCAGTGCGCAAATTTGATTTCTTCGCAGAGAGGGCCTGGCGCACCGGCTGTATTGAGTTGGTCCTGGACCTGTTGGACCATGCTGAAGCAACGCTGGTAGAGCGCATCATCAACGGTGATGGATTGTCCGTTTCGGACAGCAAGCGCTAGCAGCCAGGTATCCTGCATTAGCGTATCGAGGGTAGAAATTGTTATATGAGAATCTTGAGAAATCATTGGCACCATCCTGGTGTTATCTGAGCGTTGATAATCCGTTTACGCTGTAGAAGTTTTAAGGGTTAAGACTGTTTGCATTAGCCTCTGCGGTGGCTGAAAGATGACTCCCATAGCCTTTATCCACTGCTAACCTTCATAACCACACTGGCAGCGATACTATTACTTAGCGTGACAGTCGATCAAGTGAACAGTATGAAAATCTGATCTAAGTCGAATTTATGCACTAAAAATTAGATCCAATTAATTATTTATTTTTGTGCGGACTACAGCCCTGTCCTGCCCCAACATTGTTAGCCTGAGCAGAATTGCTGAAGCTCCTCTGCGTAGCAGAAAGGGCCGAGTTTCATCTGATTGCTTACTATGAGCAAAGAGAAGTGACGGTACCCAAATGGCAACCGGACGCAAAACGTAGGTAGGTTCCAATACAGCGAATCGAGTAGCTTTTAACAAGGGTGGTGTTATAGGGCCGAGTCGACCCTCACGAATTAATGGCGATGAATAAATGCCGCCGCTGTATCCAACGCATGACACGCGGCATCCAACTGGTTATCCCGCTGGAACACGTGATGCATACCATCATAAATATCCAGTTGCACCGCATCGCCTGATTTCGCGACTTTGCTCGCCAGACGAGTAGCATCATCCAGCAGCAGTTCCTCGCTCCCAACCTGAATTAACAAGGGTGGCAATGCAGCAGGATTTGCGAACAGCGGCGATGCACGTTGATCTTGCGCATCATGGCCCTGCAAATAGCCTTTGGCGGCATCCTGCAGTATTGCGGGCTGGAAAATCGGATCGCTCATCTCTGGATCGTTAAACGATGCACCGCTAAACGTCAGATCGGTCCAGGGCGAAAACACCACCACCGAGCGGATGCTGGCTGCCAGATGTGGATATTGCAGCGCCACCAATGCCAACGCCCCACCCGCAGAATCCCCTACCAGGGTGATCTGCGTGATCCCGCTGCTGATGAGTCCTTCCAGCACTTCAACCACCTTTTCCGGTGCCGCCGGGAAAGGATGTTCCGGTGCCAACGGATAGTCCAGCACAAAGGTTGAGTAGCCAGTACGGGCCGCCAGTTGACTGGCAAAGCCGCGATACGCCTGCGCACTCCCCAGCATATAAGCGCCACCGTGAATGAATACGATCACGCGTTCGCTATGCGTGGCCTGAGGATGCAGCCACCAACCCGAGGCATCGGTTTGTTCCATGCGCACACCTTCTGCCAGCGGCGTTTGGGCGCACATCGCGTCATAGTATTCACGCATCGAACCCGTAAAGTTACTGCGATGTTCCTGCAGTTCAGCCAGCGATTGTGCGACCTGCTGACGGTCATGCGCGGTTAAGGGATGTCTGGTCATGTTCATGATGTTATCCAACGTGTTTGGGTGTGGAGCCACGTTAAGCCATTCCCATTTCGGCAACTAGCTGGCTTAATGGAATACCATCTATTCCAGACTGGACTTCATATGGACCGACTTGATGCCATCCGACTGTTTTTGCGCGTAGTAGAGTGCGGCAGCTTTTCCACCGCTGCCAAAGAAGCGGGCGTCGGCCAGTCTGCCGTCAGTAAACAGGTTGCCGCGCTGGAGGGCCAGTTCAAACAGCAACTCCTGAAGCGATCATCCCGAGGCATCGCCTTAACCGAGGCAGGCAAAGCCTTCTATGACGGCGCACTGCGCCTGCGCGATGAGTTTGAGCAGTTGGAAACCCGCGTAAAATTCGGTGCGGATGAGGCGGCAGGCACGCTACGCATCTCCGTCGCGCCGGTGTTTGGTCGCTTCTATATCGTGCCGCGCTTACCCGCCCTGCTGGAACGCCATCCGGCTCTTAACATCGAACTGCGTGTCTCTGAACGGCATGTGAATTTGATAGAAGAGAATATCGATGTCGCCATCCGGCACGGCGAACTGCAAGATTCGGCGCTGACACAACGCAAGCTGGCGGAAAGTCCGCTGATCACGCTCGCGAGCCCGGAATACCTTGCGAAGCATGGTGCACCCACCTCACCTGCTGAGTTAAGCGGACATCAATGCATTGCCTTCAATGGCGGACGCGGTGTGCATCCGTGGCGGTTTTTGGATGGGCATGGAAAACCGTTTACGCTGATGCCTCAAGGACGATTTCAGAGCAATGACGGCGAACAGCAACGTGCTGCTGCATTAGCTGGCATGGGTATTACTCAGTTTCCGGCGTGGCTTGCAGGACCGGATTTGGCCTCTGGCGCGTTGGTGCCGGTGTTAAGGGAGTTTGCGGTGGGGTCGATGTCGATTAGTGCAGTCTTCGCGACAAAGCAGATGACGAACAGTAAGGTGAGAGTGTTTGTGGAGTATTTGCTGGGGACGTTGCGGGAAGATTTGCCGTCGGGGGTTGGGGATTGAAAATGGGGGATGGAGAATGAATCGGGAGGTGAGCGTGGAACCCACATTGCAGCAGGTGATTGATTTTGTGCGTGAGATCTCAGGGGATGTTAAGTCGGTGATTACCGAGGAGACTCGGCTGGAAGCGGATTTGGGGATTGCAGGGGACGATGGAGTTGAGCTGCAGGAAGAGGCTGAGAAGCGGTTTGGGGTTTCGTTTGTGACTGAGGGGAGATCGTTTAAGGAAACGTTTAGGCTGGGGGAGAATGAGTATCTTTTTACTGCTGAGGGGCTGGATTTATTCGGGGTGGGTCGGTTGATTGGGTGGTTGAAGAAGGAGCCGCGGGCGGTGGTGCGGGATTTGACGGTTGGGGAGCTGTGGCGGGTGTTGAGGGGAGCGAATGTTTAAAACAATTCATGAAGTTCAAACCTAATAGCGATCTCGCAAATTTGGGGTCGCTATTAGAATTCTGGTCAATTTGGTTTATTTATTCCACAAAGTTCTATGTACTTTACCTGTTTGGTGATACTCAGCCACAAGATCGATAAACTCCTTAAAATCAAAGTTCTCTTCTACCAATCGGTTAACTGATTGCCAGTCGATACTGGTTCGTTCACGTGCCGGGATGAGCGTCTGGCTGTTCCCCGGATCTTGTGGGTTCAGCAGGATCACACCAATACCATGCAGCGCGCAAAGCATCTGTAGTTCCCGTTCCACTCCACGCTGCTTATCTTCATTAATCTCTGTAGCAACGAGATAACCAAAATGCGCCCAGCTTGAATTACTCACTGCCTGAAAGAAGCACTCACGCACGTTACTTCGATTAAGCTGGCGTTTTACTTCAAAAGACCATAACCGGGTCAAACGGCCCTCGCTATGGCGAACGCAGTTTTGTACAACTGTATCCCAGCCTTTATCCAGAGGCTGCAGCGCAACAATATCGGGATAAAGCCAATGATTTGCTCCCAGCCCTTTGTTATTGCTCGAACGCTTTTCATCGATACGGCGACAAAGTAACTCTTCTTCTTCCGACAGATACTCAATCAGTAATGGATAAAGCGCATGTTCAGTAAAACTCATTGTTTGTACTGAAGGTACTGGTGTCATGTCAGAGAGTGGCATTATTTGATTAGTCTCAACAAGATCCTCGCCCCAGTAGTATAATCTTGGCCTAGGCTTATCCCTTGTCATCACTTGCGGGCACATAGCTTTAGCTTTCACTGTTCGGCTTCCCCCGACTTCCGCAGTGATCTGATCCAGAAAGTCCTCATCACTGGCGAAGCGCGTATTTTTGCGTTTTTCAGACAACTCATCTTTATAAATTTCGATGATTTTTTGCGCCAGCTGGCGAGCAGTGAACTGCTTGCCGGGATTAGCTTGCAACACGTTGATAATCATCTGGGGACGACTGGTTTTTAACATGCCTTTATTCCTCATCAGCACCTGCAACGCTGATGTTTTATTGAGTAACTCCTGTCAACGCCACAGTATACATTCACTAAGCTACAGAACCATGCTCGGTATCCACCTCTCTATTTTTAATGGACAATCATTGAATTACATTTTCTTTGCGAGCATGATCGCACCAACTTGAACCTCTTAACCTTCGGCTATGATCTCACGTAAAGCTTTGCAAACGGCAATTTCAAATGTGGCTATCTGGC
Protein-coding sequences here:
- a CDS encoding phosphatidate cytidylyltransferase — its product is MADSRQVLYYCLGGIFAILILATLIIFVLRKCRPQRNWLELQQRVNSWWVIICLFSLAMLSPKWLALTFFGFISFLSLKEYLTLAPTRRSDSMPLLWMYAAIPVQYLWTGMAWYGMFIIFIPVYVFLFLPARMVIAGDTKGFLHSASVMHWGMMTTVFALSHVAYLMTLPGSDASAGALLVFFLVALTELNDIAQYLWGKSLGRIRVTPKVSPNKTLAGLLGGILTTMLLAVILGPLLTPMSYLHSLGAGLIIGASGFCGDVVMSAIKRDFGVKDSGKLLPGHGGILDRLDSLIYTAPLFFHFYYYFYV
- a CDS encoding CDP-alcohol phosphatidyltransferase family protein, which translates into the protein MTLYDIKPKFQNLLRPLVVRLHAQGITANQVTLFAMLTSVVLGALLMCFPDPRFFITLPIFLFFRMALNAIDGMLAREFNQQSIVGAILNEVGDIISDAALYLAFAFVTGISPWLVVLVVLLSWLSEFCGVMCQTLNGIRSYRGPLGKSDRAFLFGALGLVIALWPQYIGYANALFAIAALLLCWTSLNRCRCAMEAKNG
- a CDS encoding DotU family type IV/VI secretion system protein; its protein translation is MISQDSHITISTLDTLMQDTWLLALAVRNGQSITVDDALYQRCFSMVQQVQDQLNTAGAPGPLCEEIKFAHCVFLDELIMTIPEADISAWWRRTPLQGHFLGHLNGGEHFY
- a CDS encoding alpha/beta hydrolase; this translates as MNMTRHPLTAHDRQQVAQSLAELQEHRSNFTGSMREYYDAMCAQTPLAEGVRMEQTDASGWWLHPQATHSERVIVFIHGGAYMLGSAQAYRGFASQLAARTGYSTFVLDYPLAPEHPFPAAPEKVVEVLEGLISSGITQITLVGDSAGGALALVALQYPHLAASIRSVVVFSPWTDLTFSGASFNDPEMSDPIFQPAILQDAAKGYLQGHDAQDQRASPLFANPAALPPLLIQVGSEELLLDDATRLASKVAKSGDAVQLDIYDGMHHVFQRDNQLDAACHALDTAAAFIHRH
- a CDS encoding LysR family transcriptional regulator, which gives rise to MDRLDAIRLFLRVVECGSFSTAAKEAGVGQSAVSKQVAALEGQFKQQLLKRSSRGIALTEAGKAFYDGALRLRDEFEQLETRVKFGADEAAGTLRISVAPVFGRFYIVPRLPALLERHPALNIELRVSERHVNLIEENIDVAIRHGELQDSALTQRKLAESPLITLASPEYLAKHGAPTSPAELSGHQCIAFNGGRGVHPWRFLDGHGKPFTLMPQGRFQSNDGEQQRAAALAGMGITQFPAWLAGPDLASGALVPVLREFAVGSMSISAVFATKQMTNSKVRVFVEYLLGTLREDLPSGVGD
- a CDS encoding COG2958 family protein — translated: MLKTSRPQMIINVLQANPGKQFTARQLAQKIIEIYKDELSEKRKNTRFASDEDFLDQITAEVGGSRTVKAKAMCPQVMTRDKPRPRLYYWGEDLVETNQIMPLSDMTPVPSVQTMSFTEHALYPLLIEYLSEEEELLCRRIDEKRSSNNKGLGANHWLYPDIVALQPLDKGWDTVVQNCVRHSEGRLTRLWSFEVKRQLNRSNVRECFFQAVSNSSWAHFGYLVATEINEDKQRGVERELQMLCALHGIGVILLNPQDPGNSQTLIPARERTSIDWQSVNRLVEENFDFKEFIDLVAEYHQTGKVHRTLWNK